Proteins encoded by one window of Verrucomicrobiota bacterium:
- a CDS encoding efflux RND transporter periplasmic adaptor subunit, translating to MKRISTWTLTGAVACLALTSCSKKTDSGPKGPPIVQVVAVEAKRQPVAETLSLVGSVAAKEMVEIKSETDGVVQEIRFKEGLRVEKGQLLVQLDESKLAATLAEAEANFKLSRANHERAQQLYNDKLISQQEFDQAAATYNVNQASLDLKKRELKDTRIYAPFSGIVGARYVSPGQVISKNTTLTYLIDIDPVVVEFNVPERFLSQLHVDQIIEIGVATYQSRKFKGKVYFVSSFVDLATRTALVKAYIPNPDAELKPGMFANLDLTLTIRENSVVIPEVAISQLLEDSRANVYVVGEGSKVVLAKVTLGVRLAGRVEVVEGLKGGEKVIVEGLQKIGPGSTVKLAPPESAAAYEEKEAPTQPRK from the coding sequence ATGAAAAGAATTTCTACCTGGACGCTGACCGGTGCTGTGGCCTGCCTTGCGCTCACCAGTTGCAGCAAAAAAACTGATTCCGGCCCGAAGGGGCCGCCGATTGTGCAAGTCGTGGCGGTGGAAGCGAAACGCCAGCCGGTGGCCGAGACACTTTCCTTGGTCGGCTCGGTGGCGGCCAAGGAAATGGTGGAGATCAAATCGGAAACCGACGGCGTCGTTCAGGAAATTCGTTTCAAGGAAGGTCTGCGGGTGGAGAAGGGGCAGTTGCTCGTGCAATTGGACGAAAGCAAACTGGCGGCGACGCTTGCCGAGGCGGAGGCCAACTTCAAATTGAGCCGGGCCAACCACGAACGCGCCCAACAACTCTACAATGACAAACTAATTTCCCAACAGGAATTCGATCAGGCCGCCGCCACATATAATGTCAACCAGGCGAGCTTGGACTTGAAGAAACGCGAACTCAAGGACACGCGGATTTATGCGCCATTCAGCGGGATTGTTGGCGCGCGTTATGTCAGCCCCGGCCAGGTGATCAGCAAGAACACCACGCTGACTTACCTGATTGATATCGACCCCGTCGTCGTAGAGTTCAACGTGCCGGAGCGTTTCCTGAGTCAACTGCACGTCGATCAAATCATCGAAATCGGTGTGGCCACCTACCAGTCACGAAAGTTCAAAGGAAAGGTATATTTCGTTTCATCCTTTGTTGATCTCGCCACGCGCACCGCCCTGGTCAAAGCCTACATCCCCAACCCGGACGCGGAACTCAAACCCGGCATGTTTGCGAATCTCGACCTGACGTTGACGATTCGCGAAAATTCCGTGGTCATTCCGGAAGTCGCCATCAGCCAGCTTCTGGAGGACAGTCGGGCCAACGTGTATGTCGTTGGGGAAGGCAGCAAAGTGGTCCTCGCGAAGGTCACACTGGGCGTGCGTCTGGCCGGGCGGGTGGAGGTGGTTGAAGGTTTGAAAGGCGGCGAAAAGGTCATTGTCGAGGGTCTGCAAAAAATTGGGCCTGGCTCGACGGTCAAACTTGCGCCGCCAGAATCCGCTGCGGCTTACGAAGAAAAAGAGGCCCCGACGCAACCCCGCAAATAA
- a CDS encoding branched-chain amino acid ABC transporter permease: MNELLQQLINGLALGAIYALIALGYTMVYGILRFINFAHGDVFMLGAFAGYFLSPVVNHLLPAQSYVGGALVLVLSMAICALIGILIEFLAYRPLRNRPKLTVLITAIGVSLFIEYVAQHRAVFGAAPRKFPDLIPVTAWHAGGLVLGTNQVIVFVTTALLLVALRFIVQKTKMGMAMRAVSFNEQAAVLMGVNINRVISFTFGLGSALAGAGGILFAMNYASIDPLMGVQTGLKAFVAAVFGGIGNLPGAALGGLILGIVETFAGGVSGVSNYRDGIAFAILILILLVRPAGLLGKPQIEKV, from the coding sequence ATCAACGAACTCCTCCAGCAGCTCATCAACGGCCTCGCCCTCGGCGCAATTTACGCGCTGATCGCGCTGGGCTACACGATGGTTTATGGCATCCTGCGCTTCATCAATTTCGCCCACGGCGACGTCTTCATGCTGGGCGCGTTCGCCGGCTACTTCCTCTCGCCAGTGGTGAATCACCTTCTGCCCGCGCAATCCTACGTGGGCGGCGCACTGGTGCTGGTGTTGTCCATGGCCATCTGCGCGCTCATCGGCATCTTGATTGAATTTCTTGCCTACCGTCCGCTGCGAAACCGGCCCAAGCTCACGGTGCTGATCACGGCCATCGGCGTGTCGCTCTTCATCGAATACGTCGCTCAGCACAGGGCGGTCTTCGGCGCCGCCCCGCGCAAGTTTCCAGATCTGATCCCGGTCACGGCCTGGCATGCCGGCGGGCTGGTGCTGGGGACAAATCAAGTGATCGTCTTCGTCACCACCGCGCTCTTGCTGGTGGCGTTGCGGTTTATCGTGCAAAAGACAAAGATGGGAATGGCCATGCGCGCCGTGTCATTCAACGAACAGGCGGCGGTGCTCATGGGCGTGAACATCAATCGTGTCATCTCATTCACATTTGGTCTCGGCTCGGCCCTGGCGGGCGCCGGCGGTATCCTTTTCGCCATGAACTATGCGAGCATCGATCCGCTCATGGGAGTGCAAACGGGGTTGAAGGCTTTTGTCGCGGCCGTTTTTGGCGGCATCGGCAACCTGCCGGGCGCAGCCTTGGGCGGGCTGATCCTGGGCATCGTGGAAACTTTTGCCGGCGGCGTTTCCGGCGTGTCGAACTACCGTGATGGCATCGCATTCGCCATTCTGATTTTAATTCTCCTGGTTCGCCCAGCGGGATTGCTGGGAAAACCCCAAATCGAGAAAGTGTGA
- a CDS encoding acetyl-CoA carboxylase carboxyltransferase subunit beta: protein MATTTFTKKTLGLETKEPAVTPPAAGTSTTFTRKPRIGTGKSKKREIPEGLWTKCPKCSTMIYDKELDDNLKVCHRCNHHFPIRARERIHALVETCSFEEMDADMTSVDMLAFTGVESYTDKLAEYQKTTGLKDAVITGICKIGPHRVALAVMNFSFLGGSMGSVVGEKITRLIEKATEMELPIIIVSTSGGARMYEGMFSLMQMAKTCGALAYHAKRKLPFLSVLTHPTMAGVMASFATVGDLIIAEPGAMIGFAGARVIKDTTQAELPPGFQTAEFLLDHGLVDAIVPRPQMKQQLIDYLDFLTAGRKEKAA from the coding sequence ATGGCTACGACCACTTTCACCAAGAAGACGCTCGGCCTTGAAACCAAGGAACCGGCCGTGACACCTCCCGCCGCCGGCACAAGCACCACGTTCACCCGGAAACCGAGGATCGGAACTGGCAAGTCCAAGAAGCGAGAAATCCCCGAAGGGTTGTGGACCAAGTGCCCCAAGTGCAGCACGATGATCTACGACAAGGAGCTGGACGACAATTTAAAGGTCTGTCACCGTTGCAATCATCACTTCCCCATCCGCGCGCGCGAACGCATCCACGCCCTCGTCGAAACCTGTTCCTTCGAGGAAATGGACGCGGATATGACCAGTGTGGATATGCTCGCCTTCACCGGCGTTGAATCCTACACGGACAAACTGGCGGAGTATCAAAAAACCACCGGCTTGAAAGACGCCGTCATCACGGGCATTTGCAAGATCGGTCCGCACCGGGTGGCGCTTGCCGTCATGAACTTCAGTTTTCTGGGCGGCTCAATGGGTTCGGTGGTGGGCGAAAAAATCACGCGTCTGATCGAGAAGGCCACTGAAATGGAACTGCCCATCATCATCGTATCCACGAGCGGCGGCGCACGGATGTACGAGGGGATGTTCAGCCTGATGCAAATGGCCAAGACCTGTGGCGCCCTGGCCTATCACGCGAAAAGGAAACTGCCATTCCTCAGCGTCCTTACACATCCCACCATGGCGGGTGTCATGGCCAGCTTCGCGACGGTCGGCGACCTCATCATTGCCGAGCCGGGCGCGATGATCGGCTTTGCCGGCGCGCGTGTCATCAAGGATACCACCCAGGCGGAACTGCCGCCCGGCTTTCAAACCGCCGAATTTCTGCTCGATCACGGCTTGGTTGACGCCATCGTGCCGCGTCCCCAGATGAAACAGCAGCTCATCGACTACTTGGATTTTCTGACGGCAGGACGCAAAGAGAAGGCGGCCTGA
- a CDS encoding ABC transporter ATP-binding protein, with protein sequence MLEVKNLAVSYGAITALHGISLSVKPGAIVTLIGSNGAGKTTTLKTISGLLKARSGTITYEGKDITNLPPHQIVKLGISQVPEGRMIFANLTVLENLMMGAYLQTDKSIIERELDYVFGIFPRLKERGRQEAGTLSGGEQQMLAIGRALMSKPKFLMLDEPSLGLAPLLVKTIFEKIVEINREHGITILLVEQNANLAFEISQYGYVLETGRIILQDESKSLRQNPQVRSAYLGA encoded by the coding sequence ATGCTTGAGGTCAAAAATCTTGCGGTGAGCTACGGCGCAATCACCGCGCTGCACGGCATTTCGCTGTCCGTGAAGCCGGGCGCCATTGTCACGCTGATCGGCAGCAACGGCGCGGGCAAAACCACCACGCTCAAAACGATCTCCGGTTTGCTGAAGGCTCGATCGGGCACGATCACCTACGAGGGCAAAGACATCACCAACCTGCCGCCGCATCAAATCGTCAAACTCGGAATCTCGCAAGTGCCTGAAGGGCGGATGATCTTCGCCAACCTCACGGTCCTGGAAAATCTGATGATGGGCGCCTATTTGCAGACGGACAAATCGATCATTGAACGTGAACTGGATTATGTCTTCGGCATTTTCCCACGCTTGAAGGAACGCGGAAGGCAGGAAGCCGGCACGCTCTCGGGCGGCGAGCAGCAAATGCTCGCCATTGGCCGCGCACTCATGAGCAAACCCAAATTCCTCATGCTGGACGAACCTTCGCTTGGCCTCGCGCCGTTGCTGGTGAAAACCATCTTTGAAAAAATCGTCGAGATCAACCGGGAGCACGGCATCACTATTCTGCTGGTGGAACAGAACGCCAACCTCGCTTTTGAAATCTCGCAGTACGGCTACGTGCTCGAAACCGGCCGGATCATTTTACAGGACGAATCGAAGTCGCTTCGTCAGAATCCGCAAGTCCGGAGCGCCTACTTGGGAGCTTGA
- a CDS encoding UxaA family hydrolase: MKAYLRPDGRKGIRNIIVVAYLVECAHHVAREIMFPFRDRGVHLIGFGGCFPNAYSFRMLKKLCTHPNVAGAVLVSLGCEGFNRTDLARAIRETGRPVTTVVIQNTGGTRKSIAEGQRWIESTLQQTAATPRVEMNINELIVGTICGGSDATSGVTANPAVGRAFDLLVERNARAIFEETGELIGCEQIMAERAARPELARELIACVEKAAKHYTVLGHGSFAPGNADGGLTTQEEKSMGAYSKSGSSRINGILKPGDVPPAAGLYLLDVVPDGEVRFGFANINDNAEIGELIACGSHVILFTTGRGSVVGSAISPVIKVCANPETYRRMSEDMDIDAGRILEKRATLDEVGREIFDRVIKTAEGVPTASETLGHQEFVLTYKTFEPIGPACLPASAAA, translated from the coding sequence GTGAAAGCCTATCTTCGACCCGATGGCCGCAAAGGCATCCGTAACATCATCGTCGTCGCCTACCTTGTTGAGTGCGCGCACCACGTCGCCCGCGAAATCATGTTTCCGTTTCGTGACCGGGGTGTGCATCTGATTGGTTTCGGCGGCTGTTTTCCCAACGCGTATTCCTTCCGCATGTTGAAAAAGCTTTGCACGCACCCTAACGTCGCCGGCGCCGTGCTGGTCTCCCTCGGCTGTGAAGGCTTTAATCGCACCGACTTGGCGCGCGCGATCCGGGAAACGGGACGCCCCGTGACGACTGTCGTCATTCAAAACACCGGCGGCACGCGCAAGTCCATCGCCGAAGGGCAACGTTGGATTGAGTCAACCCTTCAACAAACGGCTGCAACGCCTCGAGTGGAGATGAACATCAACGAACTGATCGTCGGCACGATTTGCGGCGGGTCGGATGCGACCAGCGGCGTCACGGCCAATCCGGCGGTCGGACGCGCGTTTGATTTGTTGGTGGAACGAAACGCCCGCGCGATTTTTGAGGAGACGGGCGAATTGATCGGCTGCGAACAGATCATGGCCGAACGCGCGGCGCGACCGGAACTGGCGCGCGAGTTGATCGCCTGTGTCGAGAAAGCGGCCAAGCATTACACGGTCCTGGGTCATGGCAGTTTTGCGCCGGGCAACGCCGATGGCGGATTGACGACGCAAGAAGAGAAGTCGATGGGCGCTTACAGCAAGAGCGGCAGTTCGCGCATCAACGGTATCCTGAAGCCGGGCGATGTCCCTCCCGCAGCCGGATTGTACTTGCTGGATGTCGTTCCCGATGGCGAAGTGCGGTTTGGTTTCGCCAACATCAACGACAACGCTGAAATCGGCGAACTCATTGCGTGCGGTTCGCATGTCATTCTGTTCACGACCGGGCGCGGTTCAGTCGTTGGCTCCGCGATTTCGCCAGTGATAAAAGTCTGCGCCAATCCGGAAACGTATCGTCGTATGTCCGAGGACATGGACATCGACGCGGGGCGGATCTTGGAAAAGCGCGCGACGCTGGACGAGGTTGGCCGGGAGATTTTTGATCGCGTCATCAAGACGGCAGAAGGCGTTCCGACCGCTTCGGAAACTCTCGGCCACCAGGAATTTGTCCTGACCTACAAGACGTTCGAGCCGATTGGCCCGGCCTGTCTGCCCGCCAGTGCTGCGGCCTGA
- a CDS encoding four helix bundle protein, producing MKNAKSNSGGRGGIPPKDIVVRTFDFAVLVIQLCVKLDERPGVGRVLMSQILRAGTSVPANVEEAQAAQSKADFVSKMSIALKEARETHLRLRLLAPAKVVPLNELQPLIQEADEIKRVIAAIIVSTKRGGVD from the coding sequence ATGAAAAATGCCAAATCTAATTCGGGAGGTCGTGGAGGAATCCCGCCGAAGGATATCGTCGTGCGCACTTTTGACTTTGCGGTTCTGGTGATTCAACTCTGCGTGAAGTTGGATGAGCGTCCGGGTGTCGGGCGCGTGCTGATGAGTCAGATTCTGCGCGCGGGGACAAGTGTTCCGGCCAATGTCGAGGAAGCACAGGCAGCGCAAAGCAAAGCCGATTTTGTCAGTAAGATGAGCATTGCGCTCAAAGAAGCGCGAGAGACGCACCTGCGGCTACGATTGCTCGCACCTGCAAAAGTGGTTCCTTTAAATGAATTGCAACCGCTGATTCAGGAGGCCGATGAAATCAAACGCGTGATTGCAGCGATCATCGTTTCCACGAAACGCGGCGGCGTTGACTAA
- a CDS encoding four helix bundle protein, with protein sequence MFNFEKLETWQKAINFADLVYETTRNFPADERFGLTNQMRRAAVSISSNIAEGTARNSKNDYARFLEIATGSLFEVVSQSFVGQRQGFLSQDAFQRPYAAAEEQGKMLSGLRRSVLEGA encoded by the coding sequence ATGTTCAACTTCGAAAAACTCGAAACCTGGCAGAAAGCGATCAATTTTGCCGACTTGGTTTATGAAACCACGCGGAACTTTCCAGCCGACGAAAGATTCGGTTTAACGAATCAGATGCGCCGCGCCGCCGTTTCCATTTCCTCAAACATCGCGGAAGGCACCGCACGAAATTCCAAAAACGACTATGCGCGTTTTCTGGAAATTGCCACTGGATCACTTTTTGAAGTTGTCTCGCAATCCTTCGTCGGGCAGCGACAGGGTTTTCTTTCGCAGGATGCTTTTCAGCGACCTTATGCCGCCGCAGAAGAACAGGGGAAAATGCTCAGTGGCCTTCGCCGGTCGGTCTTGGAAGGGGCGTGA
- a CDS encoding ABC transporter substrate-binding protein, which produces MRKRFALSLVFPLLAFGLLLLGCKKSGEGSIRVGEYASLTGKEATFGISSHEGTLLAVEEINGSGGVLGKKIELLTEDTQSKAGEPATVVNKLIARDGVVAVLGEVASSRSLEAAPICQANMIPMVSPSSTNPKVTETGDFIFRVCFIDPFQGTVMANFATKTLKAKKVAVFTDVKSDYSKGLAKFFKERFIANGGTIATELDYNGGDKDFKAQLTAIKAANPDGVFVPGYYTDAALICVQARQLGLTVPIFGGDGWESEKLVEIGGAAMEGTYLSTHYHLDVGSEQSKKFVENYRKRWNGKMPDALAACAYDSAAVLADAMKRAGSTDGQKVRDALAATKGFQGVTGVITINEKRDATKSAVILQVKGGKFKYLETVAP; this is translated from the coding sequence ATGAGGAAACGTTTTGCGCTTTCACTCGTCTTCCCGCTGCTCGCGTTTGGCCTGCTTCTCCTGGGTTGTAAAAAATCGGGAGAAGGAAGCATTCGCGTTGGTGAATACGCGTCGCTAACCGGCAAGGAAGCGACTTTTGGCATTTCGTCGCACGAAGGCACGTTGCTAGCGGTTGAGGAGATCAATGGCTCCGGTGGTGTGCTTGGGAAGAAAATTGAACTGCTGACGGAGGACACGCAATCCAAAGCGGGCGAACCCGCCACTGTTGTGAACAAGCTCATCGCGCGCGACGGCGTCGTCGCCGTGCTCGGTGAAGTGGCCTCGAGTCGCTCGCTCGAAGCCGCACCGATCTGTCAGGCGAACATGATTCCGATGGTTTCACCTTCGTCCACGAATCCGAAGGTCACGGAGACGGGCGACTTCATTTTCCGCGTCTGCTTCATCGACCCGTTTCAAGGCACGGTGATGGCGAACTTCGCGACGAAAACCCTCAAGGCCAAAAAGGTCGCGGTGTTCACCGATGTGAAGAGCGATTACAGCAAAGGGCTGGCGAAGTTTTTCAAGGAACGGTTCATTGCCAACGGCGGCACCATCGCGACCGAACTCGACTACAACGGCGGCGACAAGGATTTCAAAGCGCAACTCACCGCCATCAAAGCCGCCAATCCCGACGGTGTCTTTGTTCCGGGCTACTACACCGACGCTGCGTTGATTTGCGTGCAAGCGAGGCAGCTCGGCCTGACCGTCCCGATTTTCGGCGGCGACGGCTGGGAGTCCGAGAAGCTGGTCGAAATCGGCGGCGCCGCGATGGAAGGAACTTATCTTTCAACCCACTATCATCTCGATGTGGGCAGCGAGCAGAGTAAGAAGTTTGTGGAGAATTATCGCAAGCGCTGGAACGGCAAGATGCCCGACGCGCTGGCCGCGTGCGCCTACGACTCCGCAGCGGTGCTCGCGGACGCGATGAAGCGGGCCGGTAGCACGGACGGTCAAAAGGTCCGCGACGCACTGGCAGCGACAAAGGGATTTCAAGGCGTGACCGGCGTCATCACGATCAATGAAAAACGGGACGCCACGAAGTCCGCGGTCATTCTGCAAGTCAAGGGCGGCAAGTTCAAATACCTTGAAACGGTCGCGCCGTAA
- a CDS encoding UxaA family hydrolase has protein sequence MQNTATVAVPTTDSRLLRISPRDNVFVAIATIEAGEEFQVDGKSIHASLDLPLGHKVAARDIAPGQKIIKYGVPIGSAILPIPVGEHVHTHNIKSDYLPTYTWKEQGKYFKEHH, from the coding sequence ATGCAAAATACCGCCACAGTTGCCGTTCCAACCACCGACTCGCGTCTGTTGCGGATTTCACCGCGCGACAACGTGTTCGTCGCCATTGCGACGATTGAAGCTGGAGAGGAATTTCAGGTGGACGGCAAAAGTATTCACGCCTCCCTGGACCTCCCGCTCGGGCACAAGGTTGCCGCTCGCGACATTGCACCCGGCCAAAAGATCATCAAGTACGGCGTCCCGATTGGTTCAGCCATCTTGCCCATCCCGGTGGGCGAACACGTTCACACGCACAACATCAAGAGTGATTATCTGCCGACCTACACCTGGAAGGAACAGGGCAAGTATTTCAAGGAGCACCATTGA
- a CDS encoding ABC transporter ATP-binding protein produces MPSLLQLDLVTIRFGGLAAVSEVDLQIGNHELVGLIGPNGAGKTTVFNLITGVYQPTSGAISFEGRPTAKLKPHQLTALGIARTFQNIRLFAGMSVFDNVRAAVQLHRPHGIRDALWRGSGFRDGEEAVKTQVMELLEIFNLVRFRDANAKSLPYGDQRRLEIVRALATRPKLLLLDEPAAGMNPTEKVALMKLIQFVKDKYRIAVLLVEHDMQVVMGICERIAVLDYGIKIAEGAPAEVRANPKVIEAYLGEEPVKNA; encoded by the coding sequence ATGCCTAGCTTGCTGCAACTCGATCTGGTTACGATCCGATTCGGCGGCCTGGCGGCTGTGTCGGAAGTCGATCTGCAAATCGGAAATCACGAACTCGTCGGCCTCATCGGCCCGAACGGCGCGGGTAAAACCACCGTGTTCAACCTCATCACCGGCGTGTACCAGCCAACCTCCGGCGCGATCTCGTTTGAGGGCCGGCCGACGGCGAAGCTGAAACCTCATCAACTCACCGCGCTCGGTATTGCACGGACGTTTCAGAACATCCGGCTGTTCGCCGGCATGAGCGTGTTCGACAACGTGCGCGCTGCGGTTCAGCTTCACCGTCCACACGGCATTCGCGACGCGCTCTGGCGCGGGAGTGGATTCCGCGATGGGGAAGAAGCGGTGAAAACACAAGTGATGGAACTGCTGGAAATCTTCAACCTCGTCCGATTCCGCGACGCCAACGCCAAGAGCCTGCCCTACGGCGACCAGCGTCGGCTGGAAATCGTCCGGGCCCTGGCGACCCGGCCAAAACTGCTTTTGTTGGACGAACCGGCCGCCGGCATGAACCCGACGGAAAAGGTTGCGCTGATGAAATTGATTCAATTCGTCAAAGACAAATACAGAATCGCCGTGTTGCTGGTCGAACACGACATGCAGGTTGTCATGGGCATCTGCGAACGCATTGCGGTACTCGATTACGGGATCAAGATTGCCGAAGGCGCGCCAGCGGAAGTGCGCGCAAACCCGAAAGTCATTGAAGCTTACCTGGGCGAGGAGCCGGTAAAAAATGCTTGA
- a CDS encoding branched-chain amino acid ABC transporter permease: MNSGAKRFLLAAILMAVGVSYFSAQFNRYYLGIAIDVGINIILAVSLNLINGHTGQFSLGHAGFMAVGGYTAAKCSLMLQSYLPPWAQPLLFLASLLLGGIMAAAVGLGVGVPTLRLRGDYLAIVTLGFGEIIRVYFQTTEAFGAATGLTGIPNWTNFGWAWSFAAITVFVVGSLVNSTYGRGFIAVHDDEVAAGAMGINPTRYKVTAFVAGAFFAGIAGGLYAHHKQFLSPTGFDFMKSIDIVVMVILGGMGRTVGVIIAAVLLTLLPEVLRGFAEYRMIIYSLLIIVLMIARPQGLFTFGRKLKIKN, from the coding sequence ATGAACTCGGGCGCAAAACGATTTCTGCTGGCGGCCATCCTCATGGCAGTCGGCGTGTCGTATTTCTCCGCCCAGTTCAACCGTTATTATCTCGGGATCGCCATTGACGTTGGGATCAATATCATCCTTGCGGTCAGCCTCAACCTGATCAACGGACACACCGGCCAGTTCAGTCTCGGACACGCCGGGTTCATGGCGGTGGGCGGTTACACGGCGGCGAAGTGTTCGCTCATGCTGCAAAGTTATCTGCCACCCTGGGCGCAACCGCTCCTCTTCCTCGCCAGTCTCTTGCTCGGCGGCATCATGGCGGCGGCGGTGGGTCTCGGCGTCGGCGTGCCCACATTGCGGCTCAGGGGTGATTACCTCGCCATCGTGACGTTGGGCTTCGGCGAAATCATCCGCGTGTATTTTCAGACGACCGAGGCTTTCGGCGCGGCCACAGGACTGACTGGAATTCCAAATTGGACCAACTTCGGATGGGCTTGGAGCTTCGCCGCGATAACGGTGTTTGTCGTCGGTAGCCTGGTGAACTCCACGTACGGTCGCGGTTTCATCGCCGTGCATGACGACGAAGTGGCCGCCGGCGCCATGGGCATCAACCCGACACGATACAAGGTCACGGCATTCGTTGCGGGGGCGTTCTTCGCCGGCATAGCGGGCGGACTCTACGCGCATCACAAGCAATTCCTGTCGCCAACCGGTTTCGATTTCATGAAGTCCATCGACATTGTCGTGATGGTGATCCTCGGCGGGATGGGGCGCACGGTCGGCGTGATTATTGCCGCGGTGCTGTTGACACTGTTGCCCGAAGTGCTCCGCGGCTTCGCGGAATATCGCATGATCATTTACTCATTGCTAATCATCGTCCTGATGATCGCCCGCCCGCAGGGTTTGTTCACGTTTGGCAGGAAATTAAAAATTAAAAATTAG
- a CDS encoding SDR family oxidoreductase: MNKTAVVTGAGSGVGQAISLALAQEGWRVVLVGRRKASLLKTVKLSGKRSRNLIVCPCDVGNAAAVDKTARLVLKKFGKVEVLVNAAGINVPRRALKELSLTDYRAMLATNLDGAFYCIRAFLPSMRRQQSGTIINIVSDSAKQANVKAGAGYVASKFGLAGLTQSLNAEERVNGIRACAIFPGDIDTPLLNRRPVPPTPEARQKMLLSEDVAACALLAINLPRRGVVEEILIRPL, translated from the coding sequence ATGAACAAGACAGCCGTGGTAACAGGCGCCGGCAGCGGTGTGGGGCAGGCCATCAGCTTGGCACTCGCACAGGAAGGCTGGCGCGTGGTGCTGGTTGGACGACGGAAAGCGTCGCTTCTCAAAACCGTCAAGTTGTCCGGCAAGAGATCCAGGAATCTGATTGTTTGTCCCTGCGATGTGGGGAACGCCGCCGCCGTTGATAAAACCGCGCGGCTGGTGTTGAAGAAATTTGGCAAGGTTGAAGTTCTGGTAAACGCCGCCGGCATCAATGTGCCGCGACGAGCGCTGAAGGAATTGTCGCTGACGGATTATCGCGCAATGCTCGCCACAAATCTGGACGGCGCGTTTTACTGCATCCGGGCCTTTTTGCCTTCGATGCGGCGACAACAATCGGGCACGATCATCAACATCGTTTCCGATTCGGCAAAACAAGCGAACGTGAAAGCTGGAGCTGGTTATGTCGCTTCCAAGTTCGGACTGGCCGGGCTAACGCAATCCCTCAATGCCGAAGAGCGTGTCAATGGCATCCGCGCCTGCGCAATTTTTCCGGGCGACATCGACACGCCGTTGTTGAATCGCCGGCCAGTCCCGCCGACGCCGGAAGCCCGCCAGAAAATGCTCCTGTCCGAGGACGTGGCCGCGTGCGCATTATTGGCAATCAATCTGCCACGACGCGGCGTTGTGGAAGAAATTCTGATCAGGCCACTCTGA